One genomic region from Enterobacter hormaechei ATCC 49162 encodes:
- the hpt gene encoding hypoxanthine phosphoribosyltransferase: MKHTVEVMIPEAEIKARIAELGRQITEHYKDSGSEMVLVGLLRGSFMFMADLCREVQVPHEVDFMTASSYGSGMSTTRDVKILKDLDEDIRGKDVLIVEDIIDSGNTLSKVREILSLREPKSLAICTLLDKPERREVQVPVEFVGFSIPDEFVVGYGIDYAQRYRHLPYVGKVVMLDE; the protein is encoded by the coding sequence ATGAAACATACTGTTGAAGTGATGATCCCGGAAGCCGAGATCAAAGCGCGTATCGCCGAACTGGGTCGTCAAATCACCGAACATTACAAGGACAGCGGCAGCGAGATGGTGCTGGTCGGTCTGTTGCGTGGCTCTTTCATGTTCATGGCAGACCTGTGCCGTGAGGTGCAGGTGCCACACGAGGTCGATTTTATGACCGCCTCCAGCTACGGCAGCGGCATGTCCACAACCCGTGATGTGAAAATCCTGAAAGATCTGGATGAAGATATTCGTGGCAAAGATGTGTTGATCGTTGAGGACATCATCGACTCCGGCAACACGCTCTCAAAAGTGCGTGAGATCCTGAGCCTGCGTGAACCAAAATCACTGGCGATTTGTACCCTGCTGGATAAGCCTGAGCGCCGTGAAGTGCAGGTGCCGGTGGAGTTTGTGGGTTTCTCCATCCCGGACGAATTCGTGGTGGGTTACGGCATTGATTACGCGCAGCGTTATCGTCATTTGCCGTATGTTGGCAAGGTCGTGATGCTGGACGAGTAA
- the acnB gene encoding bifunctional aconitate hydratase 2/2-methylisocitrate dehydratase — protein sequence MLEEYRKHVAERAAEGIVPKPLDATQMAALVELLKNPPEGEEEFLLDLLINRVPPGVDEAAYVKAGFLAAIAKGEATSPLVTPEKAIELLGTMQGGYNIHPLIDALDNDKLAPIAAKALSSTLLMFDNFYDVEEKAKAGNVYAKQVMQSWANAEWFLNRPALAEKITVTVFKVTGETNTDDLSPAPDAWSRPDIPLHALAMLKNAREGIEPDQPGVVGPIKQIEALQKKGFPLAYVGDVVGTGSSRKSATNSVLWFMGDDIPHVPNKRGGGLCLGGKIAPIFFNTMEDAGALPIEVDVSNLNMGDVIDVYPYKGEVRNHETNELLASFELKTDVLIDEVRAGGRIPLIIGRGLTTKAREALGLPHSDVFRQAKDVAESNRGFSLAQKMVGRACGVAGIRPGAYCEPKMTSVGSQDTTGPMTRDELKDLACLGFSSDLVMQSFCHTAAYPKPVDVTTHHTLPDFIMNRGGVSLRPGDGVIHSWLNRMLLPDTVGTGGDSHTRFPIGISFPAGSGLVAFAAATGVMPLDMPESVLVRFKGKMQPGITLRDLVHAIPLYAIKQGLLTVEKKGKKNIFSGRILEIEGLPDLKVEQAFELTDASAERSAAGCTIKLNKEPIIEYLTSNIVLLKWMIAEGYGDRRTLERRIQGMEKWLADPQLLEADADAEYAAVIEIDLADIKEPILCAPNDPDDARLLSDVQGDKIDEVFIGSCMTNIGHFRAAGKLLDTHKGQLPTRLWVAPPTRMDAAQLTEEGYYSVFGKSGARIEIPGCSLCMGNQARVADGATVVSTSTRNFPNRLGTGANVYLASAELAAVAALIGKLPTPEEYQTFVAQVDKTAVDTYRYLNFDQLSQYTEKADGVIFQTAV from the coding sequence GTGCTAGAAGAATACCGTAAGCACGTAGCAGAACGTGCCGCCGAGGGAATTGTACCCAAACCGTTAGATGCAACCCAAATGGCCGCGCTCGTCGAGCTGCTGAAGAACCCGCCTGAGGGCGAAGAAGAATTCCTGTTAGATCTGTTGATCAACCGCGTACCGCCTGGCGTAGATGAAGCTGCCTACGTAAAAGCCGGATTCCTTGCTGCTATCGCCAAAGGCGAAGCCACCTCCCCACTGGTTACTCCTGAAAAAGCCATTGAACTGCTCGGCACCATGCAGGGTGGTTACAACATTCATCCGCTGATTGACGCGCTGGATAACGACAAGCTGGCACCGATTGCCGCTAAAGCGCTCTCTTCCACGCTGCTGATGTTCGATAACTTCTATGATGTAGAAGAAAAAGCCAAAGCGGGCAACGTATACGCGAAGCAGGTGATGCAGTCCTGGGCTAATGCCGAATGGTTCCTGAACCGCCCGGCGCTGGCGGAAAAAATCACCGTGACCGTCTTTAAGGTGACCGGTGAAACCAACACCGACGACCTCTCTCCGGCACCGGATGCGTGGTCTCGCCCGGATATCCCTCTGCACGCCCTGGCGATGCTGAAAAACGCCCGTGAAGGCATTGAGCCGGATCAGCCGGGTGTTGTTGGCCCAATCAAACAGATCGAAGCACTTCAGAAGAAAGGCTTCCCGCTGGCTTACGTCGGTGACGTTGTCGGTACCGGCTCTTCCCGTAAGTCCGCTACCAACTCCGTGCTGTGGTTCATGGGCGACGACATTCCGCACGTGCCGAACAAGCGCGGCGGCGGCCTGTGCCTCGGCGGCAAAATTGCGCCAATCTTCTTCAACACCATGGAAGATGCGGGCGCGCTGCCAATTGAAGTGGACGTGAGCAACCTGAACATGGGCGACGTGATTGACGTCTACCCGTATAAAGGCGAAGTGCGCAACCACGAAACCAACGAACTGCTGGCCAGCTTCGAGCTGAAAACCGACGTGCTGATCGACGAAGTGCGTGCCGGTGGCCGTATCCCGTTGATCATCGGCCGTGGCCTGACCACCAAAGCGCGTGAAGCGCTGGGTCTGCCACACAGTGACGTGTTCCGTCAGGCGAAAGATGTGGCGGAAAGCAATCGCGGCTTCTCGCTGGCACAGAAAATGGTGGGTCGTGCCTGCGGCGTCGCCGGTATCCGTCCTGGCGCGTACTGTGAACCGAAAATGACCTCCGTGGGATCTCAGGACACCACTGGCCCAATGACCCGTGACGAACTGAAAGACCTGGCGTGCCTGGGCTTCTCGTCTGACCTGGTGATGCAGTCCTTCTGCCACACCGCGGCGTATCCGAAGCCGGTTGACGTCACCACGCACCACACGTTGCCAGACTTCATCATGAACCGCGGCGGTGTATCCCTGCGTCCGGGCGATGGCGTCATCCACTCCTGGCTGAACCGCATGCTGCTGCCGGATACCGTGGGTACCGGCGGTGACTCCCACACCCGTTTCCCGATTGGGATCTCCTTCCCGGCGGGCTCCGGTCTGGTGGCGTTTGCTGCCGCGACTGGCGTGATGCCGCTGGACATGCCGGAATCCGTCCTGGTGCGCTTCAAAGGCAAAATGCAGCCTGGCATTACCCTGCGCGACCTGGTGCACGCGATCCCGCTGTATGCCATCAAACAGGGTCTGCTGACCGTTGAGAAGAAAGGCAAGAAAAACATCTTCTCTGGCCGTATCCTGGAAATTGAAGGTCTGCCGGATCTGAAAGTGGAACAGGCGTTCGAGCTGACCGATGCCTCCGCCGAGCGTTCTGCGGCGGGCTGTACCATCAAGCTGAACAAAGAGCCGATTATTGAGTATCTGACCTCCAACATCGTGCTGCTGAAGTGGATGATTGCAGAAGGCTACGGTGACCGCCGTACGCTGGAGCGTCGTATCCAGGGCATGGAAAAATGGCTGGCGGATCCGCAGCTGCTGGAAGCCGATGCTGACGCAGAGTACGCGGCGGTAATTGAGATCGATCTGGCGGATATCAAAGAGCCAATCCTGTGTGCACCGAACGATCCGGACGATGCGCGTCTGCTCTCTGACGTGCAGGGCGATAAGATCGACGAAGTGTTCATCGGCTCCTGCATGACCAACATCGGCCACTTCCGCGCTGCCGGTAAGCTGCTGGATACCCACAAAGGCCAGCTGCCGACCCGTCTGTGGGTGGCACCGCCAACCCGTATGGATGCGGCGCAGCTGACCGAAGAGGGTTACTACAGCGTGTTTGGTAAGAGCGGAGCGCGTATCGAAATCCCTGGCTGCTCACTGTGCATGGGTAACCAGGCGCGCGTGGCCGACGGTGCGACGGTGGTGTCCACTTCTACCCGTAACTTCCCGAACCGTTTAGGTACCGGGGCGAACGTCTACCTGGCCTCTGCGGAGCTGGCGGCGGTTGCGGCGCTGATTGGCAAACTGCCAACGCCGGAAGAGTACCAGACCTTTGTGGCTCAGGTTGATAAGACGGCGGTGGATACCTATCGCTATCTGAACTTCGACCAGCTCTCTCAGTATACCGAGAAGGCTGACGGGGTGATCTTCCAGACCGCGGTATAA
- the can gene encoding carbonate dehydratase, which produces MNDIDTLISNNALWSKMLVEEDPGFFGKLAQAQNPRFLWIGCSDSRVPAERLTGLEPGELFVHRNVANLVIHTDLNCLSVVQYAVDVLEVEHIIICGHYGCGGVQAAVENTELGLIDNWLLHIRDIWFKHSSLLGEMPQERRLDTLCELNVMEQVYNLGHSTIMQSAWKRGQKVSIHGWAYGIHDGLLRNLEVTATNRETLEQRYRSGIANLKLKHVNHK; this is translated from the coding sequence ATGAACGACATAGATACACTCATCAGCAACAATGCACTATGGTCAAAAATGCTGGTGGAGGAAGACCCCGGATTTTTTGGAAAACTCGCACAGGCGCAGAATCCGCGCTTTCTCTGGATTGGATGTTCCGACAGCCGCGTCCCCGCCGAACGTCTGACCGGTCTTGAACCGGGCGAACTGTTTGTTCACCGCAATGTGGCTAACCTGGTTATTCATACCGATCTCAACTGCCTTTCGGTTGTTCAGTATGCCGTTGACGTTCTGGAGGTTGAACACATCATTATTTGTGGCCACTACGGCTGCGGCGGTGTACAGGCGGCGGTCGAAAATACAGAGCTGGGGTTAATCGATAACTGGCTGCTGCATATCCGTGATATCTGGTTCAAACATAGCTCACTGCTGGGCGAAATGCCGCAGGAGCGCCGTCTCGACACGCTGTGTGAGCTGAATGTGATGGAGCAGGTGTATAACCTGGGCCACTCTACCATTATGCAGTCGGCATGGAAACGCGGGCAAAAGGTCTCTATCCACGGCTGGGCGTACGGTATTCACGACGGCCTGCTGCGCAATCTGGAAGTGACCGCCACCAACCGTGAAACGCTGGAACAGCGTTACCGCTCGGGAATTGCCAACCTCAAGCTTAAGCACGTTAACCACAAATAA
- the yacL gene encoding protein YacL, with the protein MDYEFLRDITGVVKVRMSMGHEAVGHWFNEEVKENLALLDEVEQAAETVKGSERSWQRAGHEYTLWMDGEEVMVRANQLEFSGDEMEEGMSYYDEESLSLCGVEDFLSVVNAYRDFMKQK; encoded by the coding sequence ATGGATTACGAATTTCTGCGCGACATCACCGGTGTGGTGAAAGTGCGTATGTCGATGGGCCACGAAGCCGTTGGACACTGGTTTAACGAAGAGGTGAAAGAGAACCTCGCGCTGCTGGATGAAGTCGAACAGGCGGCGGAAACGGTGAAAGGCAGTGAACGATCCTGGCAGCGCGCCGGGCATGAGTACACCCTGTGGATGGATGGCGAAGAGGTGATGGTGCGCGCCAACCAGCTTGAGTTCTCGGGTGATGAGATGGAAGAGGGGATGAGCTACTACGACGAAGAGAGCCTGTCGCTGTGCGGCGTGGAAGACTTCCTGAGCGTGGTGAACGCCTACCGCGACTTTATGAAACAGAAGTAA
- the speD gene encoding adenosylmethionine decarboxylase has product MKKLKLHGFNNLTKSLSFCIYDICYAKTAEERDGYIAYIDELYNANRLTEILSETCSIIGANILNIARQDYEPQGASVTILVSEEPVDPKLIDKTEHPGPLPEVVVAHLDKSHICVHTYPESHPEGGLCTFRADIEVSTCGVISPLNALNYLIHQLESDIVTIDYRVRGFTRDINGMKHFIDHEINSIQNFMSEDMKSLYDMMDVNVYQENIFHTKMMLKEFDLKHYMFHTRPEDLSEEERKVITDLLWKEMREIYYGRNIPTV; this is encoded by the coding sequence TTGAAAAAGCTTAAACTGCATGGCTTTAACAATCTGACCAAAAGCCTGAGTTTTTGTATTTACGATATCTGCTACGCCAAAACAGCAGAAGAGCGCGATGGTTACATCGCCTATATCGATGAACTCTACAACGCCAACCGTCTGACCGAGATCCTGTCAGAGACCTGCTCAATTATCGGCGCGAACATCCTGAATATCGCGCGCCAGGATTATGAACCTCAGGGTGCGAGCGTCACCATTCTGGTGAGCGAAGAGCCGGTTGATCCGAAGCTTATCGACAAAACCGAGCACCCCGGCCCGCTGCCGGAAGTGGTTGTCGCCCACCTGGATAAAAGCCACATCTGCGTGCACACCTACCCGGAAAGCCACCCCGAAGGCGGGCTGTGCACGTTCCGCGCGGATATTGAAGTGTCGACCTGCGGCGTGATTTCCCCGCTGAACGCGCTGAACTATTTAATCCACCAGCTGGAATCCGATATCGTCACCATTGATTATCGCGTGCGCGGTTTTACCCGTGATATCAACGGGATGAAGCACTTCATTGATCATGAGATCAACTCCATTCAGAACTTCATGTCCGAGGACATGAAGTCGCTGTACGACATGATGGATGTGAACGTCTATCAGGAGAATATCTTCCATACCAAGATGATGCTTAAAGAGTTCGATCTTAAGCACTATATGTTCCACACGAGACCGGAAGATTTAAGTGAAGAGGAGCGTAAGGTCATTACCGACCTGCTCTGGAAAGAGATGCGCGAAATCTACTACGGCCGCAATATTCCGACCGTGTAA
- a CDS encoding YacC family pilotin-like protein has product MKTFFRTILFASLMAMCANSYALSENEAEDMADLTAVFVFLKNDCGYQNLPNGQIRRALVFFAQQNQWDLSNYDSFDMKALGEDSYRDLSGIGIPTAKKCKALARDSLSLLAYVK; this is encoded by the coding sequence ATGAAGACGTTTTTCAGAACAATTTTGTTCGCCAGCCTGATGGCGATGTGTGCGAACAGTTATGCGCTAAGTGAAAACGAAGCGGAAGATATGGCCGATTTAACGGCAGTTTTTGTTTTTCTGAAGAACGATTGTGGTTACCAGAATTTACCCAATGGGCAAATTCGTCGCGCACTGGTCTTTTTTGCCCAGCAGAACCAATGGGACCTCAGCAACTACGACAGCTTCGACATGAAGGCGCTCGGTGAAGACAGCTACCGTGATTTAAGCGGTATTGGCATTCCCACTGCTAAAAAATGCAAAGCGCTGGCTCGCGATTCACTCAGCCTGCTCGCCTACGTGAAGTAA
- the speE gene encoding polyamine aminopropyltransferase, translating into MTDKTVWQETLHDQFGQYFAVDNVLYHEKTDHQDLIIFENAAFGRVMALDGVVQTTERDEFIYHEMMTHVPLLAHGHAKHVLIIGGGDGAMLREVSRHQNVETITMVEIDAGVVSFCRQYLPNHNAGSYDDPRFNLVIDDGVNFVNQTTQTFDVIISDCTDPIGPGASLFTSSFYEGCKRCLNPGGIFVAQNGVCFLQQDEALDSHRKLSTYFADVSFYQAAIPTYYGGIMTFAWATDNDVLRHLSTEIIQARFHQAGLQCRYYNPAIHTAAFALPQYLQDALSSKEVN; encoded by the coding sequence ATGACCGATAAAACGGTATGGCAAGAAACGCTGCATGACCAGTTTGGTCAGTATTTTGCCGTGGATAACGTGCTTTATCATGAAAAAACCGATCATCAGGATTTGATCATCTTCGAAAACGCTGCCTTTGGCCGCGTAATGGCGCTGGACGGCGTGGTGCAAACCACCGAGCGCGACGAGTTTATCTATCATGAAATGATGACCCACGTTCCGCTGCTGGCCCACGGCCACGCGAAGCACGTGCTGATTATCGGTGGCGGCGACGGCGCGATGCTGCGTGAAGTCTCCCGCCATCAGAATGTCGAAACCATCACCATGGTGGAAATCGATGCCGGGGTGGTGTCATTCTGCCGCCAGTATCTGCCCAACCACAATGCCGGTAGCTATGACGATCCGCGTTTTAACCTGGTTATCGACGATGGCGTTAATTTTGTTAACCAGACTACGCAAACGTTTGATGTCATTATCTCTGACTGTACCGACCCTATCGGTCCGGGCGCGTCGCTGTTTACCTCGTCGTTTTACGAAGGCTGCAAGCGCTGCCTGAATCCAGGCGGGATTTTTGTGGCGCAAAACGGCGTCTGCTTCCTGCAACAGGATGAAGCGCTTGATAGCCACCGTAAGCTGAGCACCTATTTTGCTGACGTCAGCTTCTATCAGGCGGCGATCCCCACGTACTACGGCGGGATCATGACCTTTGCCTGGGCGACGGATAACGACGTTCTGCGCCATCTCTCCACCGAAATTATCCAGGCCCGCTTCCATCAGGCCGGGCTTCAGTGCCGATACTACAATCCGGCGATCCACACCGCAGCCTTCGCGTTGCCTCAATATCTGCAAGACGCGCTGTCCTCAAAGGAGGTGAACTAA
- the cueO gene encoding multicopper oxidase CueO produces MQRRDFLKYSAALGVASALPLWSRAVFAADRPALPIPELLAADARSRIQLVVQVGKTTFGQHAATTWGYNGNLLGPALQLRKGKAVTVDIHNTLAEETTLHWHGLEVPGEVDGGPQGIIKPGGKRSVTFTPDQRAATCWFHPHQHGKTGHQVAMGLAGLVLIEDDESRLLRLPKQWGIDDIPVIVQDKKFGADGQIDYQLDVMSAAVGWFGDTLLTNGAIYPQHAAPKGWLRLRLLNGCNARSLNFATSDKRPLYVVASDGGLLPEPVKVSELPMLMGERFEVLVDISDGKPFDLVTLPVSQMGMAVAPFDKPHPVLRIQPLQITASGTLPDTLTTLPALPSLDGLTQRKLQLSMDPMLDMMGMQALMKKYGNQAMAGMHHGQMMGHMNMDHGKMGGMDHGGHGFDFHNANRINGKAFDMTTPMFAATKGQFERWVISGEGDMMLHPFHIHGTQFRILSENGKAPEAHRMGWKDTVRVEGGVSEVLVKFDHEAPKEFAYMAHCHLLEHEDTGMMLGFTV; encoded by the coding sequence ATGCAACGTCGTGATTTTTTGAAATATTCTGCCGCGCTGGGGGTTGCCAGCGCGTTACCACTCTGGAGCCGCGCCGTTTTTGCCGCCGACAGACCGGCTTTACCCATTCCTGAATTACTCGCCGCAGATGCCCGTAGCCGCATTCAGCTTGTTGTGCAGGTCGGTAAAACCACGTTCGGTCAGCACGCTGCGACAACGTGGGGTTATAACGGTAATCTGCTCGGCCCGGCGTTGCAGTTACGCAAAGGGAAGGCGGTGACGGTAGACATTCATAACACGCTTGCGGAAGAGACCACGCTGCACTGGCACGGTCTGGAAGTGCCGGGCGAAGTGGATGGGGGGCCTCAGGGCATCATCAAGCCTGGCGGTAAACGCAGCGTAACCTTTACCCCTGACCAGCGTGCGGCGACCTGCTGGTTCCACCCGCATCAACATGGCAAAACGGGCCATCAGGTCGCGATGGGGCTGGCCGGTCTGGTGCTGATTGAAGACGATGAAAGCCGCCTGCTGCGCCTGCCGAAACAGTGGGGTATCGATGATATCCCGGTGATTGTGCAGGACAAAAAATTCGGCGCTGACGGGCAAATTGACTATCAGCTGGACGTAATGAGCGCGGCGGTGGGCTGGTTTGGCGATACGCTACTGACCAACGGCGCGATCTACCCGCAGCATGCCGCGCCAAAAGGCTGGCTGCGCTTACGCCTGCTTAACGGCTGTAATGCCCGCTCGCTGAACTTTGCCACTAGCGATAAACGCCCGCTTTACGTGGTGGCAAGCGACGGCGGTCTGCTGCCGGAGCCGGTAAAAGTGAGCGAGCTACCGATGCTGATGGGCGAGCGCTTCGAGGTGCTGGTGGACATCAGTGACGGCAAACCGTTTGATCTGGTGACTCTGCCGGTCAGCCAGATGGGGATGGCCGTTGCGCCGTTTGATAAACCGCATCCGGTGTTGCGCATTCAGCCGCTACAGATCACCGCCTCTGGTACGCTGCCGGACACCCTCACCACGCTGCCAGCACTCCCGTCACTGGATGGGCTTACGCAGCGTAAACTTCAGCTCTCCATGGATCCTATGCTCGACATGATGGGCATGCAGGCACTGATGAAGAAGTACGGCAATCAGGCCATGGCGGGAATGCACCACGGACAGATGATGGGCCATATGAATATGGACCACGGCAAAATGGGCGGCATGGATCACGGCGGTCATGGGTTTGATTTCCACAATGCCAACCGCATCAACGGTAAAGCATTTGATATGACTACCCCGATGTTTGCCGCCACGAAGGGGCAGTTCGAGCGCTGGGTGATTTCAGGCGAAGGTGACATGATGCTGCACCCGTTCCATATCCACGGCACGCAGTTCCGCATTCTTTCTGAAAATGGTAAAGCGCCGGAGGCGCATCGCATGGGCTGGAAAGATACGGTTAGAGTGGAAGGCGGCGTCAGCGAGGTGCTGGTGAAGTTTGACCACGAGGCGCCGAAAGAGTTTGCCTATATGGCCCACTGTCATCTGCTGGAGCACGAAGATACGGGGATGATGCTGGGCTTTACCGTATAA
- a CDS encoding glucose/quinate/shikimate family membrane-bound PQQ-dependent dehydrogenase has protein sequence MAETKTKQPRLLVTLTAAFAAFCALYLLIGGVWLVAIGGSWYYPIAGLVMVGVTILLLRRKQSALWLYAALLLATMIWGVWEVGFDFWALTPRSDILVFFGIWLILPFVWRRLIVPSSGAVAGLLVALLISGGILTWAGFNDPQEIHGTLNTEATPAAAISQVADGDWPAYGRNQEGQRYSPLKQINADNVKNLKEAWVFRTGDLKMPNDPGELTNEVTPIKVGNMLYLCTAHQRLFALDAATGKEKWHFDPQLNSNPSFQHITCRGVSYHEARADNASPDVIADCPRRIMLPVNDGRLFAINAETGKLCETFANKGILNLQTNMPDTTPGLYEPTSPPIITDKTIVIAGSVTDNFSTRETSGVIRGFDVNTGKLLWAFDPGAKDPNAIPSDEHTFTFNSPNSWAPAAYDAKLDLVYLPMGVTTPDIWGGNRTPEQERYASAIVALNATTGKLAWSYQTVHHDLWDMDMPSQPTLADITVNGKTVPVIYAPAKTGNIFVLDRSNGKLVVPAPEKPVPQGAAKGDYVSKTQPFSDLSFRPKKDLSGADMWGATMFDQLVCRVMFHQLRYEGIFTPPSEQGTLVFPGNLGMFEWGGISVDPNRQVAIANPMALPFVSRLIPRGPGNPMEQPKDAKGSGTEAGIQPQYGVPYGVTLNPFLSPFGLPCKQPAWGYISGLDLKTNKIVWKKRIGTPQDSMPFPMPVPVPFNMGMPMLGGPISTAGNVLFIAATADNYLRAYNMTNGEKLWQGRLPAGGQATPMTYEVNGKQYVVISAGGHGSFGTKMGDYIVAYALPDENK, from the coding sequence ATGGCTGAAACAAAAACTAAACAGCCGCGTCTACTGGTGACATTAACAGCCGCGTTTGCCGCATTCTGCGCGCTGTATTTGTTAATCGGTGGCGTATGGCTGGTCGCTATTGGCGGCTCCTGGTACTACCCGATTGCGGGTCTGGTTATGGTTGGCGTAACCATCCTGCTCTTACGCAGAAAACAATCTGCTTTGTGGCTGTACGCAGCGTTACTGCTCGCAACCATGATCTGGGGCGTCTGGGAAGTCGGGTTCGACTTCTGGGCGTTGACGCCGCGCAGCGACATTCTGGTCTTCTTCGGTATCTGGCTGATCCTGCCGTTTGTCTGGCGTCGTCTGATCGTCCCTTCCAGCGGTGCCGTGGCCGGTCTGCTCGTTGCCCTGCTGATTAGCGGCGGCATCCTGACCTGGGCCGGATTCAACGATCCACAGGAGATCCACGGTACGCTGAACACAGAAGCCACGCCAGCTGCGGCTATCTCGCAGGTGGCTGACGGCGACTGGCCAGCCTATGGTCGTAATCAGGAAGGTCAACGTTACTCCCCGCTGAAGCAGATCAACGCGGACAACGTGAAAAACCTGAAAGAAGCCTGGGTATTCCGTACCGGCGACCTGAAGATGCCAAACGATCCGGGTGAGCTGACCAACGAAGTGACCCCGATTAAAGTAGGCAACATGCTCTACCTGTGTACGGCGCACCAGCGTCTGTTCGCGCTCGACGCGGCCACCGGTAAAGAGAAATGGCACTTTGATCCACAGCTGAACTCTAACCCATCGTTCCAGCACATCACCTGCCGTGGCGTCTCTTACCACGAAGCGCGTGCCGATAATGCCAGCCCGGACGTCATTGCCGACTGCCCTCGCCGCATTATGCTGCCGGTGAACGATGGTCGCCTGTTTGCCATCAACGCTGAGACCGGCAAGCTGTGCGAAACCTTCGCCAACAAAGGCATCCTGAATCTTCAGACCAACATGCCGGACACCACGCCGGGTCTGTATGAGCCGACCTCCCCGCCAATCATCACCGATAAAACCATCGTGATTGCCGGTTCGGTAACGGATAACTTCTCTACGCGTGAAACCTCCGGCGTTATCCGTGGTTTCGACGTGAACACCGGTAAACTGCTGTGGGCCTTCGACCCGGGCGCGAAAGATCCCAACGCGATCCCATCGGATGAACACACCTTTACCTTCAACTCGCCAAACTCCTGGGCGCCTGCCGCGTATGACGCGAAGCTGGACCTGGTATACCTGCCGATGGGCGTGACCACGCCGGATATCTGGGGCGGTAACCGTACGCCAGAGCAGGAACGTTACGCCAGCGCCATCGTGGCGCTGAACGCAACGACCGGTAAACTGGCATGGAGCTACCAGACCGTTCACCACGATCTGTGGGATATGGATATGCCGTCCCAGCCGACGCTGGCGGACATTACCGTTAACGGCAAAACCGTTCCGGTGATTTACGCCCCGGCGAAAACCGGCAACATCTTCGTTCTTGATCGCAGCAACGGTAAGCTGGTTGTTCCAGCGCCGGAAAAACCGGTTCCGCAGGGCGCGGCCAAAGGCGACTACGTCAGCAAAACGCAGCCGTTCTCTGACCTGAGCTTCCGTCCGAAGAAAGATCTCAGCGGCGCAGACATGTGGGGTGCCACCATGTTTGACCAGCTGGTGTGCCGCGTGATGTTCCACCAGCTGCGCTACGAAGGGATTTTCACTCCGCCATCAGAGCAGGGTACGCTGGTCTTCCCGGGTAACCTGGGGATGTTCGAATGGGGTGGGATCTCCGTTGACCCTAACCGTCAGGTCGCTATCGCTAACCCAATGGCGCTGCCGTTCGTGTCCCGTCTGATCCCACGCGGTCCGGGTAACCCAATGGAGCAGCCGAAAGACGCGAAAGGCAGCGGTACCGAAGCCGGTATCCAGCCGCAGTATGGCGTGCCTTACGGCGTGACCCTGAATCCGTTCCTCTCTCCGTTCGGCCTGCCGTGTAAACAGCCTGCCTGGGGTTATATCTCCGGTCTGGATCTGAAGACCAATAAGATCGTCTGGAAGAAACGTATTGGTACGCCACAGGACAGCATGCCGTTCCCGATGCCGGTTCCGGTGCCGTTCAATATGGGTATGCCAATGCTGGGTGGCCCAATCTCCACCGCCGGTAACGTGCTGTTCATCGCGGCAACCGCAGATAACTACCTGCGCGCGTACAACATGACCAACGGTGAGAAGCTGTGGCAAGGCCGTCTGCCTGCCGGTGGACAGGCAACACCGATGACCTATGAAGTGAATGGCAAGCAGTACGTTGTCATCTCTGCGGGTGGTCACGGTTCGTTTGGCACGAAGATGGGCGACTATATTGTCGCGTATGCGTTACCTGACGAAAACAAGTAA